In Flavobacterium sp. CS20, a single window of DNA contains:
- a CDS encoding thymidine kinase — MFLENTVNHKEQFGWIEVICGSMFSGKTEELIRRLKRAQFAKQKVEIFKPQIDTRYNEEHVVSHDENQIRSTPVPAAGNIPLMADNCDVVGIDEAQFFDDEIVNVCNNLANTGIRVIVAGLDMDFKGKPFGPMPNLMATAEYVTKVHAVCTRTGNLAQYSYRKSPDDRLVLLGETDEYEPLSRVAYFKAMQHEKIKQINIKDAEEVNPKKG; from the coding sequence ATGTTTCTTGAAAACACCGTAAATCACAAAGAGCAATTTGGTTGGATAGAAGTGATATGTGGAAGTATGTTTTCGGGTAAAACTGAAGAACTTATACGTCGGCTAAAACGAGCTCAATTTGCTAAACAAAAAGTGGAGATTTTTAAGCCACAAATCGATACCCGATACAACGAAGAACACGTGGTTTCTCATGATGAAAACCAAATTCGCTCTACTCCTGTTCCTGCTGCTGGCAACATCCCTTTGATGGCAGACAACTGCGATGTTGTTGGCATAGACGAAGCTCAGTTTTTTGATGACGAAATCGTCAATGTTTGTAATAATTTAGCCAATACTGGCATCAGGGTTATTGTTGCTGGTTTAGATATGGACTTTAAGGGCAAACCTTTTGGTCCGATGCCTAACCTTATGGCAACCGCCGAATACGTTACTAAAGTTCACGCTGTTTGCACAAGAACAGGTAATTTAGCTCAATATAGTTATAGAAAATCTCCTGATGATAGATTAGTCCTTTTAGGCGAAACCGATGAATACGAACCCCTAAGTCGTGTCGCTTATTTTAAAGCTATGCAACATGAAAAAATCAAGCAAATAAATATAAAGGACGCCGAAGAAGTAAATCCTAAAAAAGGATGA
- the alr gene encoding alanine racemase: protein MKARLETRLEIDLNALKHNFEVIQNQLKPQTKIMGVVKAFAYGSDSVVISKTLQDFGVSYLAVAYIEEGVRLRKANISCPILIFYPQLEEISELIQFNLTPSVYSFHFLKSLHQFLKFKNIKNFPIHLKINTGMNRLGFDKNQFDEVKTCLSDRHTLKLTGIFSHLVASGMPEEKDFTWQQIQDFKTAVKTFETYAHQDLLTHLCNSSGILNYAEAEMDMVRAGIALYGYGNHPKEHKMLQPVSSLKTPIAQLRWIQKGESVGYDRKYIAPEKRHIATLPLGYADGISRLYGNGNAVVKIHEKLAPIVGNVCMDTMMVDVTNMSCREGDEVLIFGKNHSAIDFDFKHLSIPYELITRVSQRVSRVVIPLNK, encoded by the coding sequence ATGAAAGCAAGATTAGAAACGCGTTTAGAAATAGATTTAAATGCTTTAAAACACAATTTTGAAGTCATTCAAAATCAACTTAAACCCCAAACAAAAATTATGGGAGTCGTCAAAGCATTTGCTTATGGATCTGATTCTGTAGTAATTAGCAAAACGCTTCAGGATTTTGGCGTATCTTATTTAGCCGTTGCTTATATTGAAGAAGGCGTACGCTTGCGTAAAGCCAATATTTCTTGCCCTATTTTGATTTTTTATCCTCAATTAGAAGAAATCTCTGAACTCATACAATTTAATTTAACGCCAAGTGTTTATAGTTTTCATTTTTTAAAATCTCTACACCAATTTTTAAAGTTTAAAAATATAAAAAACTTTCCGATTCATCTTAAAATTAATACAGGTATGAATCGCTTAGGCTTTGATAAAAACCAGTTTGATGAAGTCAAGACTTGTTTGTCTGATAGACATACCTTAAAATTGACTGGTATTTTTTCTCATCTTGTCGCCTCGGGTATGCCAGAAGAAAAAGATTTTACATGGCAACAAATCCAAGATTTTAAGACTGCTGTTAAAACTTTTGAAACTTATGCCCACCAAGATTTATTAACTCACTTGTGCAATTCTAGTGGTATTCTCAATTATGCTGAAGCTGAAATGGATATGGTCAGGGCTGGCATAGCTCTGTATGGATATGGCAATCATCCTAAAGAGCATAAAATGCTCCAGCCTGTTTCTTCACTAAAAACACCTATCGCTCAACTGCGTTGGATTCAAAAAGGAGAAAGTGTTGGCTATGATAGAAAATATATCGCTCCAGAAAAAAGGCATATCGCTACACTTCCTTTAGGTTATGCCGATGGCATTTCTAGACTATATGGAAATGGCAATGCCGTGGTGAAAATTCATGAAAAACTAGCCCCAATTGTTGGCAATGTATGCATGGATACAATGATGGTTGATGTTACAAACATGAGCTGTAGAGAAGGAGACGAAGTCTTAATTTTTGGAAAAAACCATTCTGCCATAGACTTTGATTTTAAGCATTTAAGCATCCCTTACGAGTTGATAACTCGAGTTTCTCAAAGGGTAAGCCGGGTTGTAATTCCTTTAAATAAATAA
- a CDS encoding S41 family peptidase, protein MKHVKIIYIPLLLSIACVIGIYIGSLSSVKSSFHSSKLFSQKHKLNTLIQLIENKYVDDVNTDSIVNVTINKIIKDLDPHTAYLPKAQLDSENQSMNGGFVGIGISFYKKNDTLTVIRTIPNSPGQKAGIKAGDKILYADGIELSKPEISSDSLVKLLKGEKNTKVHLKVKRNFESELLNFEIIRNQVPLKSVVAGFMINDKTGYIKIKRFAKTTFEEFMQFASNLKKQQPQSIIIDLRDNGGGYLKEAVDVANQFLTKNTPILYTKDKSKNISETLATSDGLFLDEKVFILINETSASTSEIIAGAIQDNDRGIIVGRRSFGKGLVQRIMPLGDGSAVRMTVARYFTPTGRSIQRSYKNGRESYFNDYLNRYKNGELQHADSIDVIDSLAYKTPMGRTVYGGGGIIPDVFVPQNKNSTYTVFRNMFENGILNRFIFDELSKNNSYYNDINETDFLKYYQISQSVLVDFKNFLESFDIDYKNDSIFKPLAQNYLKATIARQLFDENLAHKIMVSQDKMIDKTLELNYRSFNLNL, encoded by the coding sequence ATGAAACATGTAAAAATTATATACATACCTTTATTACTGAGTATTGCCTGTGTAATAGGCATTTACATCGGTAGTTTGTCTAGTGTTAAGTCCTCATTCCACTCAAGCAAATTATTTAGCCAAAAACATAAGCTGAACACCCTTATCCAATTAATTGAAAACAAATATGTAGATGATGTTAACACCGATAGCATTGTGAATGTTACCATCAACAAGATAATAAAAGATCTTGATCCACATACAGCTTACCTTCCTAAAGCTCAACTGGATTCAGAAAACCAAAGTATGAATGGTGGCTTTGTTGGTATAGGAATAAGTTTTTACAAAAAAAATGATACCCTTACGGTGATTAGAACAATACCCAATAGCCCTGGACAAAAAGCGGGGATAAAAGCAGGTGATAAAATTTTGTACGCTGATGGCATTGAACTATCCAAACCCGAAATTAGCTCAGACTCTTTAGTGAAATTGCTAAAAGGCGAAAAGAACACAAAAGTACACCTAAAAGTAAAACGCAATTTTGAAAGTGAATTACTCAATTTTGAAATTATCCGAAATCAAGTTCCTCTCAAAAGTGTTGTTGCGGGCTTCATGATAAACGACAAAACAGGATACATTAAAATTAAGCGTTTTGCTAAAACAACTTTTGAAGAGTTTATGCAATTTGCTTCTAACCTAAAAAAACAACAACCACAAAGCATCATTATTGACTTGAGAGACAACGGTGGTGGATATCTGAAAGAAGCCGTTGATGTTGCTAATCAATTCTTAACAAAAAACACTCCTATCCTTTACACTAAGGATAAGTCTAAAAATATCAGCGAAACCTTAGCCACATCAGATGGTTTGTTTCTAGACGAAAAAGTTTTTATTTTAATCAATGAAACCTCAGCTTCTACTAGTGAAATTATAGCTGGTGCTATACAAGATAACGACCGCGGTATCATAGTTGGTCGGCGTTCATTTGGTAAAGGCTTAGTGCAACGCATCATGCCTCTTGGCGATGGAAGTGCCGTAAGAATGACCGTGGCAAGATATTTTACTCCAACAGGCAGATCTATTCAACGATCCTACAAAAATGGCCGTGAAAGCTATTTTAATGACTATTTGAATCGGTATAAAAACGGCGAACTACAACATGCTGACAGCATTGATGTGATTGACTCTTTAGCTTATAAAACCCCTATGGGAAGAACAGTTTACGGTGGTGGTGGTATTATTCCTGATGTGTTTGTGCCTCAAAACAAAAATTCAACCTATACTGTTTTTAGGAATATGTTTGAAAATGGTATTTTAAACCGATTTATTTTTGATGAATTAAGCAAAAATAATTCATACTACAATGATATAAATGAAACAGATTTTTTAAAATACTACCAAATCAGTCAGTCTGTGTTAGTAGATTTTAAAAACTTTTTAGAAAGTTTTGATATTGATTACAAAAACGATTCTATCTTCAAACCTTTGGCTCAAAATTATTTGAAAGCAACTATTGCTAGACAATTGTTTGATGAAAATTTAGCCCATAAAATAATGGTTTCTCAAGATAAAATGATCGATAAAACTCTTGAATTAAATTATCGATCTTTTAATCTAAACCTTTAA
- the rsmI gene encoding 16S rRNA (cytidine(1402)-2'-O)-methyltransferase, whose amino-acid sequence MLYFVPTPIGNLADMTYRGVDVLKAVSLILCEDTRVSGKLLKHYDIETPMRAYHQHNEHQITKSIEDKLKNGEDIAVISDAGTPLISDPGFLLARKCAELKLSVTCLPGPTAFVPALVCSGLPTDKFVFEGFLPPKKGRQKRLQFLNNETRTMVFYESPHKLIKTLNDFKTTFGKDRPISLSREISKMFEEIRHGTVEDILEYYAERKPKGEFVITVKGLD is encoded by the coding sequence ATGTTGTATTTTGTGCCAACTCCAATCGGTAATTTAGCAGATATGACTTACCGAGGCGTTGATGTTTTAAAAGCTGTAAGTCTTATATTATGTGAAGACACAAGAGTAAGTGGCAAGTTGCTCAAGCATTATGATATTGAAACACCAATGCGAGCTTATCATCAACACAACGAGCATCAAATCACAAAGTCAATTGAAGATAAATTAAAAAATGGAGAGGACATAGCTGTCATATCAGATGCAGGAACTCCCTTAATTTCTGATCCTGGATTTTTATTAGCAAGAAAATGTGCCGAACTTAAACTTAGTGTAACTTGTTTGCCAGGACCAACGGCTTTTGTTCCTGCCTTAGTTTGTAGTGGTTTACCAACCGATAAGTTTGTTTTTGAAGGATTTTTACCACCAAAAAAAGGGAGACAGAAACGCCTTCAGTTTTTAAACAATGAAACAAGGACAATGGTGTTTTATGAATCTCCTCATAAACTCATTAAAACTTTAAACGACTTTAAAACTACTTTTGGCAAGGATAGACCGATAAGCTTATCAAGAGAAATAAGTAAAATGTTTGAAGAAATTCGTCATGGAACAGTAGAAGATATTTTGGAATATTACGCCGAACGCAAACCAAAAGGAGAGTTTGTCATAACTGTTAAAGGTTTAGATTAA
- a CDS encoding dCMP deaminase family protein, with protein sequence MDLKKQKKFDKAYLRMAVEWGKLSRCKRKQVGAIIVKDRMIISDGYNGTPSGFDNNCEDEEGLTKWYVLHAEANAILKVASSTQSCKGATLYITLSPCRECSKLIHQAGIVRVVYKITYKDDSGLKFLKKAGVKLEHLDCIKA encoded by the coding sequence ATGGATCTGAAAAAACAAAAAAAATTTGATAAAGCCTATCTCCGAATGGCTGTTGAATGGGGAAAGTTGTCTCGGTGTAAACGCAAACAAGTCGGGGCAATCATTGTTAAGGATAGAATGATTATTTCCGATGGCTATAATGGCACGCCAAGTGGATTTGACAATAATTGTGAAGACGAAGAAGGCCTTACCAAGTGGTATGTGTTGCATGCAGAAGCCAATGCTATTCTAAAAGTCGCTTCTTCAACGCAATCTTGTAAAGGTGCTACGCTTTATATCACACTTTCGCCATGTAGAGAATGTAGCAAACTCATTCATCAAGCTGGAATAGTAAGAGTGGTATATAAAATTACTTATAAAGATGATTCTGGACTGAAATTCTTAAAAAAAGCTGGGGTTAAATTGGAGCATTTAGACTGTATTAAAGCATAA